From the Brevibacillus choshinensis genome, one window contains:
- a CDS encoding NAD(P)/FAD-dependent oxidoreductase, whose amino-acid sequence MNDLTCIIIGGGHAGLHSLKAIKETTRGMANGRRIRFVLFDKQPGHVRKVLLFRPATSGEEIMIPWTHYLSEGVEFVQGTVTSVDSGEKRIRYTDAHGNDARIHYDLLVVAVGSIVRRPDPDQGGIALTDPQAAADIRERWSANLRKAAGETNPEERKRLLTLAVVGAGISGIETSAELALAMREEASALGLNPFETSVYLLNAQERLFPGGPEKVGRMLELTLSECGVTVLHNRKAMREEAGVVTLSNGESLAVGLSIWTIGLIPNPALRSMGLPLTPEGQVLVDECYRVKGAPGVYSIGDCARIVDPRTGKADQMRCGEGVIQADRLGKIVMADLEGRPAPVHKSVPLDFFCIGLGENRGLVWGRKWGLNMIITGKPAWKFRNLAWDGGSMLR is encoded by the coding sequence ATGAACGACTTGACATGCATCATCATCGGAGGCGGCCATGCAGGGCTTCATTCGCTCAAAGCAATAAAGGAAACGACCCGGGGCATGGCGAACGGACGGCGGATTCGGTTTGTTCTGTTCGACAAGCAGCCCGGTCATGTGCGCAAAGTGTTGTTGTTCCGGCCGGCCACGAGCGGGGAAGAGATTATGATTCCCTGGACGCATTATTTATCAGAAGGAGTCGAATTCGTGCAAGGTACGGTTACGTCCGTGGACAGTGGGGAAAAACGGATTCGTTATACCGATGCGCATGGAAATGATGCCCGAATTCATTATGACCTTTTAGTCGTGGCAGTCGGCAGCATCGTTCGGCGACCGGATCCCGATCAGGGTGGCATCGCCTTGACCGACCCGCAAGCCGCAGCGGACATCCGGGAGCGCTGGAGCGCCAACCTGCGTAAGGCTGCAGGCGAGACGAATCCTGAAGAACGCAAACGCTTGTTGACGCTCGCGGTTGTGGGAGCGGGTATCAGCGGCATCGAGACTTCTGCCGAACTGGCGCTCGCGATGCGGGAGGAAGCGTCGGCGCTGGGGCTGAATCCATTCGAAACCTCCGTCTATTTGCTGAATGCGCAGGAGCGGCTGTTCCCCGGAGGGCCGGAGAAAGTAGGACGGATGTTGGAACTGACGCTCAGCGAATGTGGAGTGACAGTGCTTCACAATCGCAAGGCGATGCGGGAGGAAGCAGGAGTGGTGACGCTCAGCAATGGCGAAAGTCTGGCGGTTGGCCTAAGTATATGGACAATTGGTCTGATACCGAATCCGGCCCTTCGCAGCATGGGCTTGCCGCTTACTCCTGAAGGTCAAGTGTTGGTGGATGAATGCTATCGCGTCAAAGGGGCGCCGGGCGTATACAGCATTGGTGACTGTGCGAGAATCGTCGATCCGAGAACCGGCAAGGCGGATCAGATGAGGTGCGGAGAAGGTGTGATACAGGCGGATCGACTGGGAAAAATCGTGATGGCCGATCTGGAGGGCCGCCCCGCACCGGTTCATAAATCGGTACCGTTGGATTTCTTCTGCATAGGCCTGGGGGAAAATCGCGGATTGGTATGGGGGCGCAAATGGGGACTTAATATGATTATAACGGGAAAGCCTGCGTGGAAATTCAGGAATCTGGCATGGGATGGAGGCAGTATGCTACGATAA
- the sigJ gene encoding RNA polymerase sigma factor SigJ: MEELYNQYRALLFMLAYQLTGSAVDAEDAVQDVFFKSFDVHPERLEKPKAYLCKMVTNHCLNLQKSARKKREMYVGPWLPEPIRTPEADTLETTVVRRDLLSYAMLVVLERLTPTERAVFVLREALGFDYPEIAELLGKQEANCRKLMSRARSKMEISEEEPVAAEAVELEWVSRFLTSLEQGNVDHVLSLLTEDVMLVADGGGKVIAFKHPVQTRDHVARVLLDGFHGKGPYNHGKLHFEAAPLNGETGIVIRFGDKTVAAIFLQLRRGKLARMYAVRNPDKLDRV; encoded by the coding sequence ATGGAAGAACTGTACAATCAATATAGAGCGCTGCTGTTCATGCTGGCTTATCAGCTGACAGGCTCTGCGGTAGACGCGGAAGATGCGGTGCAGGACGTGTTTTTTAAGTCGTTCGACGTACATCCTGAACGTTTGGAGAAACCGAAGGCGTATTTGTGCAAAATGGTAACCAATCACTGCCTCAATCTGCAGAAGTCGGCGCGAAAGAAGAGGGAAATGTATGTCGGTCCGTGGCTCCCCGAACCGATTCGGACGCCCGAGGCGGATACGCTCGAGACGACGGTCGTCCGCCGCGATCTGCTGTCTTACGCCATGCTCGTAGTGTTGGAGAGGCTGACGCCGACAGAGCGGGCGGTTTTCGTCCTGCGGGAGGCGCTGGGCTTCGATTATCCCGAAATAGCTGAACTGCTCGGCAAGCAAGAGGCGAATTGCCGCAAGCTGATGAGTCGGGCAAGAAGCAAGATGGAAATATCCGAGGAGGAGCCGGTCGCGGCCGAAGCGGTCGAATTGGAATGGGTCAGCCGGTTCCTCACATCCCTCGAGCAAGGGAACGTCGATCATGTGCTGTCTCTGTTGACCGAAGACGTCATGCTCGTCGCCGACGGAGGCGGAAAAGTAATCGCGTTCAAGCATCCGGTACAAACGCGCGACCACGTGGCCCGAGTCCTGCTCGACGGGTTCCATGGCAAAGGGCCCTATAATCATGGAAAACTTCACTTCGAGGCTGCCCCTCTGAACGGTGAGACCGGTATCGTAATCCGTTTTGGGGACAAAACCGTGGCTGCTATATTTTTACAACTCCGACGCGGAAAGCTTGCCAGAATGTATGCCGTACGAAACCCGGATAAGCTTGACCGGGTTTAG